CTTTGTAGGGTGGCATTCGGTGGATGGGTGCTTTGGAAGGGAACCATCCTTGTTAGATGATGGTTGAATCTGGGCTTTCTACCCTGTGCCCGTTCCTTGCAGATTCAGACACACATTGATCCCCTCACGGGCTGCCTCAAGTACTACACACCCCAGGGCCGGTTTGTGCACATCCCGCCGCCTCTTCCTCGCTCAGACTGGGCCAATGATTTTGGGGTTCCCTGGTGGAAAAACCCCATATACGAAATCGGCACTTTGTCTGCGAAAACCCGGCACATCCGGATCATCAACACTCTGACTTCTCAGGAGCAGACCCTCGAGGTAAGTCCCATCCTCCCCAGCCCTTGCCTGACCCCCGAGCTATCCATCTTCTTCTCTGGGCGACTTTTGAATGTATTAACACAACAGGCTTGAGCAGGGCGGTTGTTAAGTTTAGGCTGGAAATTGGATGAGACGTCAGTTTGGTGTGGTGGCGAACATATTGggctaggaaccaggagactgggagttctaatcttgccttgggcatgaaagctgcctgggtgactggcccaatcactaggagatagcAAGTTGTAGTCCTGCCAGCTGTGACAGACAgttgggtgacttggggccaatcagTAGGAGGTGGTGAGTCctaatcccgctttaggcatgaaagctggctttaTGACCTTGTGCCAGCCACTTTCTCCcaaccctaggaaagaggcaatggcaaaccacttctgagcaaacttgcagggacttgtccaggcagtctttgaGAACCAGGCAAGATTAAACGAATGAAAGCAAAAAATGTTTTACGTAGCTGTACCATATATATGCTCAGGTCGGGTTAACTACGATTAGGTGTACATAGAGCTTATTTGGGGAGTGTTCAGTTCAACATACAGGTCAAAGGGTCAACTTGAGGCATGAACATAGGCTACGTGGACGTCAAGCAAAGTTGACCAGTTCCTCTCCACTCCCACCTTGAAcccagggaggagggggggggggaaatcgagGGTGTCTCCTGCCCTCCTGCTGTGGGTCCTGTGGACACCTGTGGCTCTGTCTGCAGGTCTGTTCAGAAGAAACCATGTGGGAGATCTTGAGGCGCTACCTGCCCTACAACGCACACGCTGCCAGTTACACCTGGAAATACCACGGCGTCTGCCTGGACATGGACAAGAACCTTCAGGACAACGACATTCCCGATGAAGACGAAGAGTTCTACCATCTCAACATGGACGCCGATGCCTTCACGTCTGCCATTTTGCTCTACTTCAACGATGACCTCACTGAGCTCTAGAAACCTGCCTAGTCGTGGGCCTATTTCACTCCAGCTGGAAATGCCCattaggtgccccttcttctcaccagcagcctgcaggacACAGAGCTTATCTTTTAAGGGATGGCAGCGCATTCGGTCCTTGGGCAAACCCATTTTCTCTCCAAGAACAAGACTTGGTGGCAAGGAAGAGGCACCCCAAATGACGATGGGTCCCTAACATACGATCTCCTGGTCTTGTGAATGTCCACCTGAATCTGAAGGGCTCTTACTGCTACCGTTCGGTGCTGCGGCCACTAGATGTCAGTCGTGGCTCATGGTGCAGCCATTTTGAAGCTCCGTCGTTCTTCAcatggttttaaaaaataattgcattttctTATCCTGCAGGCCTTGAGCTAGGAAAGCAGTTTTGCTCCCGGGCTGGCCCTTTTATCTGGAGAGGGACCCACGCAATTTTATATTTTGACTTTTAAACTGGTGTCCTCTGGCCTGAACATCCTGCTTAACCCTGAAGGAAATTAAGTAATCTCGCAGCAATTATTTGCGCCTGCTTGAGCTGTTTCAAAGGCTTGTTTGGAGGAATGGTTGGAGGTGGAGGAATGAGAATCTCCTTGGAGGataagtgggataaaaataaaatagcaaaacgTAAGATGTTTGCGGTGAAAAGACATAATTGTCcagtctgactttttttttaaaaaaacacacaccatctTGAAGCATGCCTTGAAAAGAgcaaatcttcaataaatcttTTTATTGGGTAACTTCTGAtgccaagggaaaaaaaataagtgaCTTATCAGTATCAAATATCCTCTGGGTGCTTATTTTCTCAGAAGTAAGCCTGCTGCAATCTGTTTAACAAGGGTGATTTTGTAAGAACTCTGTTCAGGATTGATTGCAGCCAAAACTTTTCATAAAGCGGTTATTtccaaaaaaatacatttaatggCAGAGTTGCAGCTGAATCGAACTTGATCATTGGTGTATTTGGGAACATGGACACAGAGAGGTCTTTGGCGCCGATACCCGAGTGGTTTGTCATCGTTGTTTTCTTCTGGAATGTCTGTATTTCCTGGTGGTCTTCTATCCATATTAACTAGAACCTAGTTTGTTTAGTTCGGAAATCAGACAAAATCACTTAGGTGAGGCCGTATAcccgaatgcaaaaaaaaaatttttttttacatttatttatttaaaatatttacagagctgCCCATTTTTCAGCCAACTCGGGGCAGCTTCCAATCAAAAATTGGAACGACATAAAGAAATTGTTTTGAAAACCATAAAATGCAGCCAgttaaaagataaaacaaaaaaccTGGGGGTTTCAGGTGCGCTTGTGGAAAAGCTAGGTGTTTCCCACGTCCATTTCCACTGGAGGTAGGGGTATGGAAACCAGAGATTCTTCCTTCTGGCGCTCGTAAATCATCCGTTTCTGCCATCAAGCCTTATAGATTGTGCGATGCTTTTTATGATCAGTTTCCAGGATGTCAGACATCATTGAAACCTTCATTTTAAAAAGCCCAAAGTGTCACGACTttcctggccacagttgttaagtgaatcactgcacttgttaaaaatAGGAacgtaattgttaagtgaatctggctcccccatgggcttcgcttgtcagaaggttgcaaaaggtactCACTTGCCCCCCAAGAcagtgcagccgtcataaatatgagtcagttgccgagcatccgGATTTTgctcaagtgaccatggggacgctgcaagaaGGGTTTAAAAGGGTCATAACGGTCACTATTTTCAGTATTGTCCTAACCTCGAAtgatcaaggactgcctgtgatAGTTCTGCATTTAAAATAGAGGTTAAAACAACCACACTAAAAGAGTTTCTAGTCCATATGATCCCGAGATGCAGCCTCTGTTAAGGAAGGCATTCTGTGACTTGGGTTGTCTCTATCAGATCTCTTGTAAGACGTATCTGGGTGCTTCTGCTGTTCCAGAGGTTAGAACACGGGTGGACCACTACGGCCCTTTTACGACCtgtgaacctcaactcccagaattcctgagggaggcaggcaagcaggcaggcaggcagcttgGTGGGCAAAGGATCGGAGACAGGCCTCAAGGAGCTGTTGAGATCCAAGGCTCAGATGCACGCAGAGACCCCTGGTCCCACGAGGTGGGGAACATCCGTGGAGGGACAGCCACtgtaagagagcagagaagactCAAGAATTAAGTCGGCCCCTTGGGGATCCGGGAGTTTAACTCTCCCCTGTTAAGTGTACAAGTGTGCTAACAGCAGGAGTGTGAACTGTGGTGGTTGGTGTGTCCCCCAGGGCCCACTGGGCCTGCCTTCCGCCTCTGCGTCCATCTTCTTGCTTTCGAAGTCCACTATTTACAGGGATGGGGGTGGAAACGCAGTGATCCAGCTCTGGGCGATATCGCGCATACATGACTGTCCGCCTGGGGGGGGAAACACGTGTTTCAGTTTGCAAACCAAAGGAGCAAACAAGAGCTGCTGGTctggacttggaggtcttccagggtTGACATTCTGCTCTACTAGCCGCCCGTGAGGGCACCCTAGTTTGTTCCCTAATCCACTTCCTGTCATCTCTTGATCCAAACACCAGTCAAGCAGGGGCCGTGATTGATTTGGTTCCTAGAGATTTGTGGTTTGGGGGGGAGGCATAGAGAAGTGGGATCTGCTAAGAGCAGGCTGCCAACATCCCATCTGGGGGGGATGTGCAGATAGCGTAGGGGAAACTTAATCTATGACCCCAAAGAAGAAATGTTCTACTCCTGTGACTTTAACAATGGACAGGGTGGGGGGAAAGGCACCCCGCAGACCTTGACCTGGAAGGTCTGCTCTTAATCTGACTTGGCAGAAGGTGGTGACAGAAGAAGGCTTCTGTTCTCTTCTCAGGTCAACTTTGGCAGCTGCCCAGGAAcaaggcctctctctctctctctgcacgcTCCCCCAgtcaaggcagagagagagaggggggggagagagagacatgggTGGGCATGGGTCCATTTCCACATAATGTTAGTAAGGCTGTGGCAACATCAGGCCAGCtgtccttttttctccctccttgtTCGGCTCCTGTCTGCGACAGCTGCtagagggaaagggggggggagaggtggaaggggaagaagagaaatCCTAAGTGTATGTTGTGAAATGAGACTTGAAGGTCGAATATTATCTACAGTTCTGGCAAGCCCCGTCACCCCCAGGGAGATTTTCACTTGTACCGAGAACAGATGGGATTGTTGCCTTCCATCATCCAGACTCCcatcttttgtgtg
Above is a window of Ahaetulla prasina isolate Xishuangbanna chromosome 4, ASM2864084v1, whole genome shotgun sequence DNA encoding:
- the LOC131198925 gene encoding cytochrome b5 domain-containing protein 1 isoform X2, producing MRPGGMIMEGSFRQRYFTPREVAVHNRPWDLWVSYLGRVYDLSPLSEEYRGDLLMKPLLEVAGKDISHWFNPRTRDIQTHIDPLTGCLKYYTPQGRFVHIPPPLPRSDWANDFGVPWWKNPIYEIGTLSAKTRHIRIINTLTSQEQTLEVCSEETMWEILRRYLPYNAHAASYTWKYHGVCLDMDKNLQDNDIPDEDEEFYHLNMDADAFTSAILLYFNDDLTEL
- the LOC131198925 gene encoding cytochrome b5 domain-containing protein 1 isoform X1, whose translation is MLLGVSGRPQMRKEGKAFSRRYKVGGALGHTHTPLKKRMAERSGSNADRGFSLRAGDLLMKPLLEVAGKDISHWFNPRTRDIQTHIDPLTGCLKYYTPQGRFVHIPPPLPRSDWANDFGVPWWKNPIYEIGTLSAKTRHIRIINTLTSQEQTLEVCSEETMWEILRRYLPYNAHAASYTWKYHGVCLDMDKNLQDNDIPDEDEEFYHLNMDADAFTSAILLYFNDDLTEL